DNA from Homo sapiens chromosome 1, GRCh38.p14 Primary Assembly:
TGTGTGATCAGGGACAAGCCACTTGCccattctgaatttttcttttttcttttctttaatatgaGGACCATAatcattttcctatttgttttacgaggttgctgtgaagattaaatgagaatagAGGTGAAAGTAGCTCTTTACTCTAAAACTTTTTGGTCAGAATTTAAGAATGTAAGATGAGAAATTACTCTTTTCTAGTATGAAAACGTATAGTTCTTAAGTTAGctctttaaaatggagattgtACGATACCACGTCTCTCCATCAATTTTTTTCAGTCACATGATTTGGTTTGTAAACATGACTTTCCCACAGATTTCATTTGTAGTAATATAAATGTGTTAGCTAGTTGTGATGTATTTTGGCTTTTAAGATATTGTTCCCACACATGAAACTCACAAACGTTGCTAAGTTAAAGCACCTAACTTTTCATTGACTCTAGCATTCAAAAATCTCACAAACCCTGGTCTGTCCATATCTTAAACTCTATACACCAGTTTTTTTGCCACTGCATTTATTCCACGGCCTGCATACAGTGTGATCTGGCATATATGCAAGAACACTTAAGTAAAGTTCTGCATGCTTGATTGAGAAAAAGACTTTTATTCTAAAAACAAAGAAGCTATATTAATAATCTTTTTGGAAAGAGAATATTTTACAACATTCCCTTGTCTACACTGCTTGGAATAAGCACTTTGAAATAAGACAAGCACTTTGGAATAAGACAAGACGGTATACAGAATAATAAATCACTGGCATTAGGCAAAGGGGTTGACTTATTTGTGTATCATGGATCTTAGATTTACTGATCCTCAGATTTTTAAATTCCTGCTGATTCTCTTTCTCAAAACCAATATACTtgaataaggattttttttttttttgacagagttttactctgttgcccaggctggagtacagtggaacgatctcagctcactgcaacccctgcctcctgggttcaagcgattctcgtgcctcagccccccaagtaccCGGGATTacaccatgcctgactaagttttctattttttttagttgagactgggtttcactgtgttggccaggctagtctcgaactcctgacctcaagtgatccacctgcctcggcctcccaaagtgctggaattgcaggcatgagccaccacgcccagccaggataTTGATTTGATGACAAACTTATCATCGTTCAGTGATGTACCTCCGTGTCAAACTTAGATATCCAAGAtaggttattcttttttttcttgagacagaatttcactcttgttgcccaggatggagtgcaatggcacgatcttggttcaccacaacctccgcttcccaggttcaagcgattcacctgcctcagcctcctgagtagctgggattacaggcacgtgccaccatgccggctaattttgtatttttagtagagacagggtttcactgtgttggtcaggctggtctcgaactcctgacctcaagtgatccacccacctcagcctcccaaagtgctgggattacagccgtgagccaccacacccagccaggttaTTCTTATAAGGCTGTGTTTATCACAGGAGAGGATTTTGGAAAGAGGAGGTTGAGAGGATACCATAAATgttattctctcttttattccCCATTTCTGATATCATCTTACAGTTGTTTTTGTACACTTGTTGCTACCTTTCTTtagttaactattttttaaagtactcgAATCAATTGTAACCTTAACTCTTACTTTTTCCAAGTAATACTGAACCGAATTTAAATGATTAAAGTATGATGATGCTTTTCTTACTGTTCACCATTTCTGAAAGCTAACTGCCATTATCTCCATTACTGTGAAGGGAGGTAGTAGATACAATGGTGCGGCACTTCAAGATGCAAATATTTGGTGATCGGCAGCCTGGGTATGATGGCAAAAGAAACATGTACACAGCACATCCACTACCAATTGGACGGGATAGGGTAAGTGTTAAGAGCAAGAAATACTTAGTTCATTTAGTAGTAATTATACatgacaaaaatatttccttttcttcccaacacacacaaaaaacataaatgtttgaggtgatgataTCCTAATTAACCTGATttcattattacacattgcatacagatatcaaaatatcacatgtaccccaaaagtATGTACAACTGtcatatatcaattttaaaaaatctgtatgtgAGCAGAAACAAAAGTTTCTGTAATAACACATCaattcttagaaattttttttttttttttttgagatgggatctcgctctgtcacccaggctggaatgcagtggtttgGTCtccactcactgaaacctctgcctcccagattcaagtgattctcctgccccagccttccaagtagctgggattacaggcatgtgccaccacacctggctaatttttattttatttttttccttgagagacggagccttgctctgttgcccaggctggagtgcagtggcgcgatctcggcgcagtgcaacttccacttcctgggttcaagcgattctccggcctcagcttcccaagtatctgggactataggcgtgtgccaccacgcccagatcattgttgtattttattagtagaaatgggggtttcactatatgttggccaggctggtctcgaactcctgacctcaggtgatccacccgcctcagcctcccaaagtgctgggattacaggcatgagccactgcgcctggccttaatttttattattattattatttttttttttagtacagatggggtttcaccatgttggacaggctggtgtcaaactcctgaccccaggtgatccaccatctcagcctcccaaagtgctgggattacaggcatgagccaccacgcccagcgagaGTTGTTTTTTATAGTGATGATAGATTTGTTATTCTGTCCATATTCTCTTGTCTTAGTTAACTGATAATTGAAAATGAGATGAGCATTAGGATTGAGGTTGATTATGTCATCTTTACGTAATTTCTCACATTAACCATGTACTTTAACAAAGTACTACCTGAATCTGAACAACAGAGttttataaattatagaaaaCTATATAATACTCACTTATGAAAATAGATTATAATAGCACaatacttttttaaacatttattttttttaaattagaaaagtaCTGTGTGAACATATGCTCATAATAAATTTATCCAGACAATCTAGAAATGCTGTGATTTACCGCCTCCACCACTTATCTGCACCCTCACTACCATTTTCCTTTCCAAAGGAAACTACTATAGTAGTTTGGTATGTATCTTTTTagatatgttatgtatattagCTGCTATTTATACATATGTTGATGTGTATTCTTATTGTTTTGCATGTCACTCTATGATTTGcttttcatttaacaatatgCCTGAAAGATCTTTCCATTTCTATACATTTATATctaccttattattttttttcaaatttaagtttttattgttgtaaaataatatataacataaaatttactatttttggctgggtgtagtgCTTCACCCAGCCAAAAATCCCAGTGCTGTGGGAGatcgaggtgggagaattgcttgaggccagtagtttgagaccagcctgagcaacacagggagacccatctctacaaaaaaaaaatttctaattagccaggcatggtggtgtgcacttgtaattccagctacttgggaggctaaagtgggaggatcccttgagcccaggactttgaggctacAATAAGttattattgcaccactgcactccagcttggatgacagagcaggaccctgtctcaaaaaaaacttaTGATGTTATGTTACAGTTTAATGGCATTATGTatgttcacattgttgtgcatCCATCATCACTAtccattttcagaactttttcatcattccaaacgaaaactctgtacctattaaacaataattccccatACCCTACTGTCCCTGGTCCCTgagaaccactattctactttctgtccctttAAATTTGACTATTCAATGtacttcatagaaatagaatcatgaaatatttgtctttttgtatctggcttgtttcatttagcataatgttttcaagcgTCATCCATGTTATAACATCTACCTTATTTTTTCACTATTGTATAATGTTACATATTAAATTATACCCCTACTCATGGACACTAAGTTGTTTCCAATGTTACACAAttgtaaaaaaaagttaaaagaaatatcCTTATGCATGTATCATACTGCATATTCTTGGGATCTTTCCCACAGCCATTGTAAACATTTGTGTttgtattcatgtatttttttccttaggttGATATGGAGGTGACTCTTCCAGGCGAGGGTAAAGACCAAACATTTAAAGTGTCTGTTCAGTGGGTGTCAGTTGTGAGCCTTCAGTTGCTTTTAGAAGCTTTGGCTGGGCACTTGAATGAAGTCCCAGATGACTCAGTACAAGCACTTGATGTTATCACAAGACACCTTCCCTCCATGAGGTTAGTACCTTGGTTTGGATTATTTCCTACAAATGTCAGACTTTTTTGGTAGGTTGTACTGGAGCCATTGAAAAATTTCTGCATAAGTCATTGTTCAAATTTGATTTCAGCTCCCAGAGTTGAGAGTGAAATGAAGGACCTTTCACATGTTTAATGTGACACATGCAAACTCTTATTTCTTCAGGTACACCCCAGTGGGCCGTTCCTTTTTCTCACCCCCGGAAGGTTACTACCACCCtctgggagggggcagggaggtcTGGTTTGGTTTTCATCAGTCTGTGAGACCTGCCATGTGGAATATGATGCTCAACATTGATGGTAGGATGGAACTCTCTTTATCCAATAACTCTTTgggctggtttttgtttgtttgtttgttttggcccTTCCCTTTTCCCTGAAGTGAAGTATCCTTCTCTGTTTGTTAGTATCTGCAACTGCTTTCTACCGGGCTCAGCCTATCATTGAGTTCATGTGTGAGGTTTTAGACATTCAGAACATCAATGAACAGACCAAACCTCTAACAGACTCCCAGCGTGTCAAATTTACCAAAGAAATCAGAGGTAAGTGTTTGCATTAATGTAGTCTTGGAGAAGCAGCTCAGCATGCTGCACGTTGCCTGTGCTCTGGAGTCACACAGACCTGGGCTTCGGTCTCAGGCTAACCACTTCTATCAATGGGACCTTGGTCAAGTTCCTTAACCACTGTGAACCTTAGTGTATTCATCTCTAAggtaaagataataatatataccttgtagagttgttgtgagaattaaatgcaaTTAGGCTTATAAAGCTTTCTAGCATAGTACCTGTCACATatcaggcactcagtaaatgctaTGCTTACCCACTTAAGAActtccattttaataaaataacataaattcatttattatccttctgggatttcttttcttcttgttattaGTTAGTTTCCCTCACTAGAATATAAACTTCACGAAAGCTGTCTCCAGACCTGAAAATAAGCATCAGAACATAgttgatgcttaataaatatttattggatgaaaTAATAAACTAAAGGAGATTGAGCATCTTAGGTAATCTGAGTTCTAATTTATTCTGCTTAACTCAGGTTTTTTGCCTATAACGATGAAATTGTCCCCATATTCTTGCAATTTTTATCCTGTACAATGTCATGACATTTTGAAGACAACATTTGAATCTGTTTTTGCCACTGTGATTTTAATTAACTGatgttttgccttttaaaaaaaatttcaggtctCAAAGTTGAGGTGACCCACTGTGGACAGATGAAACGAAAATACCGAGTTTGTAATGTGACTAGACGGCCAGCCAGTCATCAAACGTATGTTAACCACATCTAAAGTAATACAATTACATTTTTAGTAACAGAGGGAGCTACTataattgttttaagaaattggttattggccgggcacagtggctcacacctgtaatcccagcactttgagaggccgaggtaggtggatcatgaggtcaggagttcaagaccagcctggccaagatggtgaaaccccatctctactaaaaatacaagaaaactagctgggcgtggtggcgggtacctgtaacaccaggtactcgggaggctgaggcagagaattgtttgaacctgggaggtggaggttacagtgagccgaggtcacaccactgcactccagcctgggcaacagagcaagaccctgtctcaaaaaaaattaataaataaaaagaaattggttatcttggccaggcatggtggctcacacctgttatctcagcactttgggaggccgagccaggcagatcacttgaagtcaggcgttcgagaccagcctggccaacatagtgaaaccccgtctctactaaaaactacaaaaattagccaggcttagtggcaggcgcttgtaatcccagctgcttgggaggttgaggcaggagaatcgcttgaacccaggaggcagagtttgcagtgagccaagatcacaccttgtactccagcctgggtgacagagtgaaactccatctcaaaagaaaaaaagaaagaaattggttaTCTTATACTGAAATTTTCAAGATCACGAGAATCTTTGCTTTTAACaccaaagttttaaaacattttctgaatatttttggtagaggtatTTATAAAACACATTCCTTGCCTTTAATTCAATTTACCTCTTAAGTAGAGTATGTTAAACATAGATTAACTTTTATTTAAtctatgttttatttaatctttttatttaatgatgCAGAGTCATTATaagcttttttttattatactgttgttattcttttttttttttttttttttcttttggagacagggtctcactctgtcaccttctgggctcaagtgaacctcccacctcagacttccaagtagtgggattacaggcatgcaccaccacactcgcctaattttttttgtagaggtggggttttgctatgttgcccagtctggtcttgaattcctgggctcaaacagtttgcccgcctcggcctcccaaagtgctgggactacaggtgtgaaccagcacACCCAGCCTACTGTTGTAATTCTTAATACATGGCTCAAAAGGTCTATTAAGGCCTAGATATCATATAAGGCTGTCAGGAGAAGACatacatgtaaataaaatatatgagaagacattttatatgtatgtatgtatcttctaaaaaaaatacagacacacgtatatatatagtGCTTGGCACcgtcatggcccactgcagcctcagcttcctgggctcaagcaatcctcccacctcagcctcctgagtatctgggactacaggcatgtgccaccatgcctggctaatttttgtatttttaatagagatggggtcccactttgttgcccaggctgggagaagACATCTATTGCTTTGTGTTTTGTGTggatttctctccctccctttgtaGGTAGCTGTCACTTCTTACAGCTGTTGGTGTCTATGGCATCCTCCAGCAGCATACTCCTTTCCATTTCCCCAATCTCATTTTCCTAATCAcccaacacttctttttttttttgagacagagtttagctcttgttgcccaggttggagtgcaatgtcgtgatctctgctcactgcaacctccacctccccggttcaagcgattctcctgcctcaacctcccaagtagctgggattacaggcacctgccaccatgcccagctaattttttgtatttttggtagagacagggttcctctatgttggccaggctgatcttgaacccctgacctcaggcaatccacccgcctcggcctcccaaagtgctgggattacaggcatgagccactgcgcccagcccatcaCCCAACACTTCTAATCTACTGAAAACTGTGCCTCAGTGAGACACTATATgtgaaagtgctttaaaaattatatctgtaTCTTATTCTTGTAATCAAGATCATGTCtgacataaacataaatattggCTCTTCTAAATAAAGAGTTAAATATACAGTATACACTTTActacatttacattattttggTTACTCAGagcccccccccccacacacacacctttttttGCTTATATTCTAATCTGACTTTGTTTTAGATTCATGATTCTTAATTTTCAAACTTTAGTGCATATCAAAATCACCCAGAGGGCTTTGTCTAGATAGTTGAAATTTTCAGATGGCTTCTGGATAAATAAAGTGCATTATTTCAGTCTGATTGGAATAAATTCTTCAGTATGACCTCATGTACACACTACATGAATTTCTTAAGAGTGGTAAATTGGTATTTcatgtattatttgtattatacCATTGActtctttctcagaaaaaaaaaaaaaaaagttaccaaaacCTTATGAAGTCACTGTTGAGAATTGTAGCATTTGTTCAAGAACTGTgctcttttcattatttaattatttcacataaCCCTGTTAGAATAATTAGACTTATAGACGTATATAATCTTTGCTGAAAGATTATAactcatatatttaaatatcacaTAGATGACCCTTACTGCACCACTACTTTGTAAGGCTGTGGCAGTTAAGAAAAGAAGATTaacgggctgggcgtggtggctcacgcctctaaatcccagcattttgggaggccgaggcaggcagatcactagaggtcaggagttcaagaccagcctggccaacatggtgaaaccctgtctctactaaaaatacaaaaattagctgggcatggtggcaggcatggtggcaggcgcctgtaatcccaggtactcgggaggctgaggcaggagaatcacttgaacccgggaggcagaggttgcagtgagccgagattgcactctagcctgggcaacagagtgagactacatcttaaaaaaaaaaaaaaaaaaaaaaaaaatgcaagattaAAAcccggcatggtggctgacaactgtaatcccaacactttgggaggctgaggaaagaggattccttgagcccaggagttcgagaccagcctgggcaatgtggcaagacccctctataaaaaatacaaaaaaattagccaggcatttgtcccagctagttgggaggctgaggtgggagaattgcttgagcccaagtggtggaggtttcagtaagccaaaatcatgccactgcactccagcctaggtga
Protein-coding regions in this window:
- the AGO4 gene encoding protein argonaute-4 isoform X4, with translation MEALGPGPPASLFQPPRRPGLGTVGKPIRLLANHFQVQIPKIDVYHYDVDIKPEKRPRRVNREVVDTMVRHFKMQIFGDRQPGYDGKRNMYTAHPLPIGRDRVDMEVTLPGEGKDQTFKVSVQWVSVVSLQLLLEALAGHLNEVPDDSVQALDVITRHLPSMRYTPVGRSFFSPPEGYYHPLGGGREVWFGFHQSVRPAMWNMMLNIDVSATAFYRAQPIIEFMCEVLDIQNINEQTKPLTDSQRVKFTKEIRGLKVEVTHCGQMKRKYRVCNVTRRPASHQTFPLQLENGQAMECTVAQYFKQKYSLQLKYPHLPCLQVGQEQKHTYLPLEVCNIVAGQRCIKKLTDNQTSTMIKATARSAPDRQEEISRLVKSNSMVGGPDPYLKEFGIVVHNEMTELTGRVLPAPMLQYGGREFH
- the AGO4 gene encoding protein argonaute-4 isoform X5, translated to MEALGPGPPASLFQPPRRPGLGTVGKPIRLLANHFQVQIPKIDVYHYDVDIKPEKRPRRVNREVVDTMVRHFKMQIFGDRQPGYDGKRNMYTAHPLPIGRDRVDMEVTLPGEGKDQTFKVSVQWVSVVSLQLLLEALAGHLNEVPDDSVQALDVITRHLPSMRYTPVGRSFFSPPEGYYHPLGGGREVWFGFHQSVRPAMWNMMLNIDVSATAFYRAQPIIEFMCEVLDIQNINEQTKPLTDSQRVKFTKEIRGLKVEVTHCGQMKRKYRVCNVTRRPASHQTFPLQLENGQAMECTVAQYFKQKYSLQLKYPHLPCLQVGQEQKHTYLPLEVCNIVAGQRCIKKLTDNQTSTMIKATARSAPDRQEEISRLAFLFFR